A genomic region of Bradyrhizobium sp. ORS 278 contains the following coding sequences:
- a CDS encoding FAD-dependent oxidoreductase: MQRLTTSVLIVGGGPCGLMLANELGRRGVSAILVDEKPGTAFNPQANATQARTMEHYRRLGFAGEIRRAGLPADYPTDVAYFTRYTAYELARFQLPSAARATELIKGLSGSWSAAELPHRVSQKFVEAILLRHAREFAGIQLHYGHRLIGYVSHDAGISAEVERVGDGARIQIAAAVLVGADGPRSQVRQSLGISYAGTTGVQRDFMGGRMLAVYLRAPEFYAQVPHDKAWMYVCFNRDRRAFMAAVNGRDEFAFHTQLRPGEDESAITADEAKAAFQRACGSSIPCEVLSHLTWTAGHALVAESMQRGRVFLGGDAAHLFTPTGGLGHNTAIEDAVNLGWKLAHVVKGISPMALLDSYAAERRPVALRNTDYARRFADSLGLFAAVPEIEDATQAGEEARGAAGAYFSQHARAEFNIPGITFGGRYDGSPIIVPDGTRPPPDAADVYVPSACPGGRAPHAWLGPGISLYDRFGFEWTLLHFEGSDVDKDGLQEVARSLDVDLTILTLPRALRDLYEADLALIRPDQIVAWRGGAAQAGMFPRVLAQALGHGGLAR; the protein is encoded by the coding sequence ATGCAACGTCTGACCACGTCGGTCCTGATCGTCGGCGGTGGGCCGTGCGGGCTGATGCTCGCCAACGAGCTCGGTCGCCGCGGCGTGTCCGCGATCCTGGTCGACGAGAAGCCGGGTACGGCGTTCAATCCGCAGGCCAACGCGACCCAGGCGCGGACGATGGAGCACTACCGCCGGCTCGGCTTCGCCGGCGAGATCCGCCGCGCCGGCCTGCCGGCGGACTATCCGACCGATGTCGCCTATTTCACGCGCTACACGGCGTACGAGCTGGCGCGCTTCCAGCTGCCGTCTGCGGCGCGGGCGACCGAACTGATCAAGGGTCTGTCCGGCTCGTGGAGCGCGGCCGAGCTGCCGCATCGGGTGTCGCAGAAATTCGTCGAGGCGATCCTGCTGCGCCATGCCCGGGAGTTCGCCGGCATTCAGCTGCATTACGGCCATCGCTTGATCGGCTACGTCAGCCATGACGCTGGCATCTCCGCCGAGGTCGAGCGTGTCGGCGATGGCGCACGCATCCAGATCGCGGCCGCTGTCCTGGTCGGCGCCGATGGCCCGCGATCCCAAGTGCGGCAGTCTCTCGGGATCTCCTATGCCGGCACCACCGGCGTGCAGCGCGATTTCATGGGCGGCCGCATGCTCGCCGTCTATCTCCGCGCGCCGGAGTTCTATGCTCAGGTCCCGCACGACAAGGCCTGGATGTATGTCTGCTTCAACCGCGATCGTCGTGCCTTCATGGCGGCCGTGAACGGCCGCGACGAGTTCGCCTTTCACACCCAGCTGCGGCCCGGCGAGGACGAGAGCGCGATCACGGCTGATGAGGCGAAGGCCGCGTTCCAGCGCGCCTGCGGCAGCAGCATCCCGTGCGAGGTGCTGTCGCATCTGACCTGGACCGCGGGCCATGCGCTGGTGGCCGAGAGCATGCAGCGCGGCCGGGTGTTTCTTGGTGGCGACGCGGCGCATCTGTTCACGCCGACCGGCGGGCTCGGCCACAACACCGCGATCGAGGACGCCGTCAATCTCGGCTGGAAGCTCGCTCACGTGGTCAAGGGCATCAGCCCGATGGCGCTGCTCGACAGCTACGCGGCGGAGCGGCGCCCTGTGGCGCTGCGCAACACCGACTACGCCCGCCGGTTCGCGGATTCGCTCGGTCTGTTCGCTGCGGTTCCCGAGATCGAGGATGCGACCCAGGCGGGAGAGGAGGCGCGCGGTGCCGCCGGCGCTTATTTCAGCCAGCACGCGCGGGCCGAGTTCAACATTCCCGGCATCACCTTCGGCGGCCGCTATGACGGCTCCCCGATCATCGTCCCCGACGGCACCCGGCCGCCGCCGGATGCTGCCGATGTTTATGTTCCCAGCGCCTGTCCGGGCGGGCGCGCACCGCATGCGTGGCTTGGCCCTGGCATATCGCTGTATGACCGCTTCGGCTTCGAGTGGACGCTGCTGCATTTCGAGGGCAGCGATGTCGACAAGGACGGTCTGCAAGAGGTTGCGCGGTCGCTCGACGTCGACCTGACGATCCTCACGCTGCCGCGTGCCCTACGCGATCTCTACGAGGCCGATCTCGCGCTCATACGTCCCGATCAGATCGTGGCCTGGCGCGGCGGTGCGGCCCAGGCCGGCATGTTTCCGCGCGTGCTGGCGCAGGCGCTCGGGCACGGGGGCCTCGCTCGATGA
- a CDS encoding methyl-accepting chemotaxis protein, translating to MFRFLNRFRISTKLVTATLGGMMFVVIMITSQIVGNASIDRDLNLAFDQQDIARLAMDTKAAARQMQLAVRDIRLANSDAEIGAAEQRLADGRRAADEFCAEMTLKPASAETKARVQALQTAIEAYAGDAKRIVAIRQRIADDLAAGRSADTAAREAEAAALARNVTLPIAKTIDEVSDTIVSFASSKAAADKRAVWAVISKSETVSVAMGAIAVLVLAATGLMSVFAVSRPIGRMVQNMTALAGGELQVSITGLERGDEVGDMARATQVFKTSLIETHRLRAEQVAAEARADAQRKQDVDAFTAAFESAIGGIVDRVSSNSLSLEQAASTLANTASTTRELSTTVASASEEASASVQSVAAATEEMAATAAEIGRQIEGASRVAQSAVAQATSTDQSMTKLAGAADKVGSIVGMITAIAQQTNLLALNATIEAARAGSAGRGFAIVASEVKELAAQTADATKDISGYIAEIQSAASTAVGAIKEIMSTIAGMSEITGAIAAAAEEQGNATKEISRNVQQAAVGASEVSSGIVEVQSGATHTGAASSQVLTAAQSLSADGLRLKQEVVSFLARVRTA from the coding sequence ATGTTCCGATTCCTCAACCGCTTCCGAATCTCGACCAAGCTCGTGACCGCCACGCTCGGCGGAATGATGTTCGTCGTCATCATGATCACGAGTCAGATCGTCGGCAACGCCAGCATTGACCGCGATCTCAACCTCGCCTTCGACCAGCAGGACATCGCCAGGCTGGCGATGGACACCAAGGCCGCGGCGCGGCAGATGCAGCTTGCCGTGCGCGACATCAGACTGGCGAACTCCGACGCCGAGATCGGTGCCGCAGAGCAGCGCCTTGCCGACGGACGCCGGGCGGCCGACGAGTTCTGCGCCGAGATGACGCTCAAGCCCGCGTCGGCCGAGACCAAGGCCCGTGTCCAGGCGTTGCAGACCGCGATCGAGGCCTACGCCGGCGACGCCAAGCGCATCGTCGCGATCCGGCAGAGGATCGCCGACGACCTCGCGGCGGGCAGATCCGCGGACACTGCGGCACGTGAAGCCGAGGCGGCGGCGCTGGCGCGCAACGTCACTTTGCCGATTGCAAAGACGATCGATGAAGTGTCCGACACCATCGTGAGCTTCGCATCCTCCAAAGCGGCCGCCGACAAGCGAGCGGTCTGGGCGGTCATCTCCAAATCCGAAACAGTTTCTGTCGCAATGGGCGCCATCGCGGTTCTCGTGCTGGCCGCGACGGGCCTGATGAGCGTCTTCGCAGTGTCGCGGCCGATCGGCCGGATGGTGCAGAACATGACCGCGCTGGCGGGCGGCGAGTTGCAGGTTTCGATCACCGGATTGGAACGCGGTGACGAGGTCGGCGACATGGCGCGGGCGACGCAGGTGTTCAAGACCAGCCTGATTGAAACGCATCGCCTGCGTGCCGAGCAGGTCGCGGCGGAAGCGCGCGCGGACGCTCAGCGCAAGCAGGACGTCGATGCCTTCACCGCGGCGTTCGAGAGCGCGATCGGTGGCATCGTCGATCGTGTCTCGTCAAACTCACTCAGCCTGGAGCAGGCGGCGTCCACGCTCGCGAACACCGCGTCGACCACGAGGGAGCTGTCGACGACGGTGGCCTCCGCCTCGGAGGAGGCGTCCGCCAGCGTCCAGTCGGTCGCGGCCGCGACCGAGGAGATGGCCGCGACCGCGGCCGAGATCGGTCGTCAGATCGAGGGCGCATCGCGCGTTGCCCAGAGCGCGGTGGCGCAGGCGACGAGCACGGACCAGTCGATGACCAAGCTGGCCGGTGCCGCGGACAAGGTCGGCAGCATCGTCGGCATGATCACCGCGATCGCGCAGCAGACCAATCTGCTGGCGCTCAATGCCACGATCGAAGCCGCGCGCGCGGGCTCCGCCGGCCGCGGTTTTGCGATCGTGGCCTCGGAGGTGAAGGAACTCGCCGCCCAGACGGCCGACGCGACCAAGGACATCTCCGGCTACATCGCCGAGATCCAGTCCGCGGCCTCGACGGCGGTCGGCGCGATCAAGGAGATCATGTCCACGATCGCGGGCATGTCGGAGATCACCGGCGCCATCGCCGCTGCCGCCGAGGAGCAGGGCAACGCAACCAAGGAAATCTCCCGTAACGTGCAGCAGGCTGCTGTCGGTGCGTCCGAGGTGTCATCGGGGATCGTCGAGGTGCAGTCCGGCGCCACCCACACCGGTGCGGCATCATCGCAGGTCCTGACCGCGGCGCAGTCGCTGTCCGCCGACGGCCTGCGCCTGAAGCAGGAGGTCGTGAGCTTCCTCGCCCGCGTGCGCACGGCTTGA
- a CDS encoding DUF4142 domain-containing protein yields the protein MRSKTAGAYQKRMIPTVLAACAVTLLVAGSAAAAPKGQSPAKDQHFMTEAIQGDLSEVNMGKLAQQKGQSDQVKQFGQALQQDHGEHLQKAQQLASQNGMQVPSQPSKKQLAIYNKLEGLSGERFDRAFGQAMVRDHQEDIKKYQKEAAANSPLSDFAQQTVPVLQKHLDMAKSISK from the coding sequence ATGAGAAGCAAGACAGCAGGCGCCTATCAGAAGAGAATGATCCCGACCGTGCTCGCGGCATGCGCCGTGACCCTGCTCGTGGCCGGCAGCGCGGCCGCCGCGCCGAAAGGCCAGTCGCCGGCGAAGGATCAGCATTTCATGACGGAGGCGATCCAAGGCGATCTGTCCGAAGTGAACATGGGCAAGCTCGCGCAGCAGAAAGGGCAGAGCGACCAGGTCAAGCAGTTCGGCCAGGCGCTGCAGCAGGACCATGGCGAGCATCTCCAGAAGGCGCAGCAGCTGGCGAGCCAGAACGGGATGCAGGTGCCGTCGCAGCCCAGCAAGAAGCAGCTCGCGATCTATAACAAGCTCGAGGGCCTCTCAGGCGAGCGCTTCGACCGGGCATTCGGCCAGGCGATGGTGCGCGACCATCAGGAGGACATCAAGAAGTACCAGAAGGAAGCGGCAGCGAACTCGCCGCTGTCGGACTTCGCGCAGCAGACCGTGCCGGTGCTGCAGAAGCATCTCGACATGGCCAAGTCGATCAGCAAGTGA
- a CDS encoding UDP-glucuronic acid decarboxylase family protein, with protein sequence MTVQISIPTRRSLRTLVAGGAGFIGSHICDTLLRRGDTVICADNLHTGSLRNIRPLLNHPNFSFIEHDVREPLDIEGRLDRLYNLACPASPPHYQQDPIGTMKTCVLGTLNLLELAREKSARILQASTSEVYGDPEVHPQPETYAGHVNTIGPRACYDEGKRAAETLMFDYQRMYGIEIKVARIFNTYGPRMHENDGRVVSNFIVQALRGAPITVYGSGSQTRSFCFVDDLVRGLEMLMESPGSVTGPINLGNPHEMSIEAIAREVLACTQSPSTLEFKPLPVDDPKRRKPVIATAERLLGWHPQIPLRKGLEATIAYFALEVAGRVLPEPNKRPPRRPGRAQLALARSQ encoded by the coding sequence ATGACCGTTCAGATTTCCATCCCCACACGACGATCGCTCCGCACCCTCGTCGCCGGCGGCGCGGGCTTCATCGGCTCGCATATCTGCGACACGCTACTGCGGCGCGGCGACACCGTGATCTGTGCCGACAATCTGCATACCGGCTCGCTGCGCAACATTCGTCCGCTGCTCAACCACCCGAACTTCAGCTTCATCGAGCACGACGTGCGCGAGCCGCTGGACATCGAAGGCCGGCTCGACCGCCTCTACAACCTCGCCTGCCCGGCTTCGCCGCCGCATTATCAGCAAGACCCCATTGGCACGATGAAGACCTGCGTGCTCGGCACGCTCAACCTGCTCGAGCTCGCGCGTGAGAAGTCCGCACGGATCCTGCAGGCCTCGACCAGCGAGGTCTATGGCGACCCCGAGGTGCATCCGCAGCCCGAGACCTATGCCGGCCACGTCAACACCATCGGCCCGCGCGCCTGTTACGACGAGGGCAAGCGGGCCGCCGAGACGCTGATGTTCGACTATCAGCGCATGTATGGCATCGAGATCAAGGTCGCGCGGATCTTCAATACCTATGGTCCACGTATGCATGAGAACGACGGCCGCGTGGTGTCCAACTTCATCGTCCAGGCGCTCCGCGGAGCACCGATCACGGTGTACGGCTCCGGCAGCCAGACGCGCAGCTTCTGCTTCGTCGACGATCTCGTCCGCGGCCTGGAGATGCTGATGGAAAGTCCGGGCTCGGTCACGGGCCCCATCAATCTCGGCAATCCGCACGAGATGAGCATCGAGGCGATCGCGCGCGAGGTGCTGGCCTGCACGCAGTCACCCTCCACGCTTGAGTTCAAGCCGCTGCCGGTCGACGATCCCAAGCGGCGCAAGCCGGTGATCGCGACGGCCGAGCGGCTGCTCGGCTGGCACCCGCAGATTCCGCTGCGCAAGGGCCTCGAAGCGACGATCGCCTATTTCGCGCTCGAGGTTGCCGGCCGCGTCCTCCCGGAGCCGAACAAGCGGCCGCCGCGGCGACCCGGACGCGCCCAACTCGCCTTGGCGCGATCACAATAG
- a CDS encoding glycosyltransferase, whose protein sequence is MNLNIVVIGLSVTSSWGNGHATTYRALLSALARRGHSVTFLERDVPWYRDHRDLTDPGGWSVKLYQSLQDLPRLFGATVRDADLVIIGSYVPDGIAIADWATSHARGVTAFYDIDTPVTLAQLEHGLEYLSPAMIPRFDLYLSFSGGPALAMIEDLYGSPLARVLYCSADLDLYQPRKTQQRWTLGYLGTYSADRQPQLERFLLDPARERAVDNFVVAGAQYPDTIAWPANVERIAHLPPHEHADFFCAQRFTLNVTRADMRALGFSPSVRLFEAAACGTPVLSDHWPGLETIFVPNSEILVVSTPQDVSAILQEMTEDTRRGIAERASRRVRRDHTPDHRARQLEDYYREALSRRTRPVRQALKQASTEAVELKLGLS, encoded by the coding sequence ATGAATCTGAACATCGTCGTCATCGGATTGTCGGTCACATCGTCGTGGGGCAACGGCCACGCCACGACATATCGCGCGCTGCTGTCGGCGCTCGCGCGGCGCGGCCACAGCGTGACCTTTCTGGAGCGCGACGTGCCCTGGTATCGCGACCATCGCGACCTCACCGATCCCGGCGGCTGGAGCGTGAAGCTCTATCAGTCCTTGCAGGACCTGCCGCGGCTGTTCGGTGCGACCGTACGCGACGCCGATCTCGTGATCATCGGATCTTATGTGCCCGACGGGATCGCCATCGCCGACTGGGCGACGTCGCATGCCCGCGGCGTGACCGCCTTCTATGACATCGATACGCCCGTGACCCTGGCGCAGCTCGAGCACGGATTGGAGTATCTGTCGCCGGCGATGATTCCGCGCTTCGACCTCTATCTCTCGTTCTCCGGCGGACCCGCGCTGGCAATGATCGAGGATCTCTATGGCAGCCCGCTGGCGCGCGTGCTGTATTGCAGCGCCGACCTCGATCTCTATCAGCCGCGCAAGACGCAGCAGCGCTGGACGCTCGGCTATCTCGGCACATACAGCGCAGACCGCCAGCCGCAGCTCGAGCGCTTCCTGCTCGATCCGGCGCGCGAGCGCGCCGTGGACAATTTCGTCGTCGCAGGCGCGCAATATCCGGACACGATCGCCTGGCCGGCGAACGTCGAGCGCATCGCTCATCTCCCGCCGCACGAGCACGCGGACTTCTTCTGCGCGCAGCGCTTCACGCTCAACGTCACCCGCGCCGACATGCGCGCCCTCGGCTTCTCGCCGAGCGTGCGGCTGTTCGAGGCCGCCGCCTGCGGCACGCCGGTGCTGTCGGATCATTGGCCCGGCCTCGAAACCATCTTCGTGCCGAACAGCGAGATCCTCGTGGTGTCGACGCCGCAGGACGTCAGCGCGATCCTGCAGGAGATGACGGAGGACACGCGCCGAGGCATCGCCGAGCGCGCCAGCCGCCGTGTCCGCCGAGACCACACGCCCGATCACCGCGCCCGCCAGCTCGAGGACTATTACCGCGAGGCGCTGTCCCGCCGGACCCGCCCGGTTCGCCAGGCGCTGAAGCAAGCCTCGACCGAGGCCGTCGAACTGAAACTGGGACTGTCATGA
- a CDS encoding glycosyltransferase produces the protein MNICFFGSSLVSSYWNGAATYYRGMLKEIARLGHHITFYEPDAFERQAHRDIDDPPWARVVVYPATPDGWQRAVDEAVQSADLLIKASGVGVFDPELEEAIATISTDALRIYWDVDAPATLDAIAADPQHHLREAVPRYDVVLTYGGGDPVVRAYRAAGARDCVPIYNALDPATHHPAPPRAEFSSDLNLLANRLPDREARIERFFIDAAAQRPGQSFVLGGSGWHDKPMPANIRAVGHVGTADHNAFFCSARATLNVNRDSMAAYGFSPPTRVFEAAGAGACLITDQWQGIDLFLEPDREVLVAADGVAVAAHLDALSPERARAIGEQGRAHILAHHTYRQRAHQFNTLLEGMSPRIEAAE, from the coding sequence GTGAACATCTGCTTTTTCGGCTCCAGCCTGGTGTCGTCCTACTGGAATGGAGCGGCGACCTATTATCGCGGCATGCTGAAGGAGATTGCCAGGCTCGGCCATCACATCACCTTTTATGAGCCGGACGCGTTCGAACGGCAGGCCCATCGCGATATCGACGATCCGCCTTGGGCCAGGGTCGTCGTATATCCGGCCACGCCTGATGGCTGGCAACGCGCGGTGGATGAGGCCGTGCAGTCCGCCGACCTGCTGATCAAGGCGAGCGGCGTCGGTGTCTTCGATCCCGAGCTCGAGGAAGCGATCGCCACGATCTCGACCGATGCGCTCCGTATCTACTGGGACGTCGACGCACCGGCCACGCTGGATGCGATCGCCGCCGATCCGCAGCACCATCTCCGCGAGGCGGTTCCCCGCTATGATGTCGTCCTGACCTATGGCGGCGGCGATCCGGTCGTCAGGGCCTACCGCGCCGCTGGCGCCCGCGATTGCGTGCCGATCTACAATGCGCTCGACCCGGCGACCCATCATCCGGCGCCGCCGCGCGCCGAGTTCAGCTCCGATCTCAATCTGCTCGCCAACCGCCTGCCGGACCGCGAGGCTCGGATCGAGCGCTTCTTCATCGACGCCGCCGCGCAGCGTCCCGGCCAGAGCTTCGTGCTCGGCGGATCCGGCTGGCACGACAAGCCGATGCCCGCCAACATTCGCGCCGTCGGCCACGTCGGCACGGCCGATCACAACGCGTTCTTCTGTTCCGCGCGCGCAACCCTCAACGTCAATCGCGACAGCATGGCAGCCTACGGCTTCTCGCCGCCGACCCGCGTGTTCGAAGCGGCAGGGGCCGGCGCCTGTCTGATCACCGATCAATGGCAAGGCATCGATCTCTTCCTCGAGCCGGACCGTGAAGTTCTGGTCGCCGCCGACGGGGTCGCCGTGGCGGCTCACCTCGATGCGCTGTCGCCCGAACGCGCCCGCGCCATCGGCGAGCAAGGCCGCGCGCACATCCTGGCGCATCACACCTATCGTCAACGCGCTCACCAGTTCAACACCCTGCTCGAGGGAATGAGCCCCCGCATCGAGGCCGCAGAATGA
- a CDS encoding glycosyltransferase, which produces MKCVLFYHAFSSCWNNGNAHFVRGVARELHALGNEVVVYEPVDGWSRLNAIKDGGDASLRQIPGLFPGVDLRTYDSRLDLDQALDGADLVIVHEWNEPDLVRVIGRRRIAEGRFVLLFHDTHHRAVTAPHELARFDLAGYDGVLAFGEVLRQIYLALGWTSRAFTWHEAADTALYRPFPDVIPRQDLVWIGNWGDDERSAELREFLIAPVAALQLNATIYGVRYPDDALTAMRQAGIRYGGWRPAHRAPQAFAQARVTVHVPRAPYARSLPGIPTIRMFEAMACGIPIVSAPWNDVEALFPEDTYLRASDGAEMREALRLLLSNPDFAADIAAKARDAVLSRHTCRHRAEALLQISDRLRGRDQAVSTQLAGAAS; this is translated from the coding sequence ATGAAGTGCGTACTTTTCTACCATGCGTTCTCGTCGTGCTGGAACAACGGCAATGCCCACTTCGTGCGCGGCGTTGCGCGCGAGCTGCATGCGCTCGGCAACGAGGTCGTGGTCTATGAACCCGTTGATGGCTGGAGCCGCTTGAACGCGATCAAGGACGGCGGCGATGCCAGCCTACGCCAGATCCCGGGCTTGTTCCCGGGCGTCGACCTCAGGACCTACGACTCGAGGCTCGATCTCGACCAGGCGCTCGATGGCGCCGACCTCGTCATCGTGCACGAGTGGAACGAGCCCGACCTTGTCCGGGTAATCGGGCGTCGTCGCATCGCCGAAGGGCGCTTCGTGCTGCTGTTCCACGATACGCATCACCGCGCGGTGACGGCGCCGCATGAGCTCGCCCGTTTCGACCTCGCCGGCTATGACGGCGTGCTCGCCTTCGGCGAGGTGCTGCGCCAGATCTATCTCGCGCTCGGCTGGACGTCGCGCGCCTTCACCTGGCACGAGGCAGCGGATACCGCGTTGTACCGTCCATTCCCCGACGTGATTCCGCGACAGGATCTCGTCTGGATCGGCAATTGGGGCGACGATGAGCGCAGCGCCGAGCTCCGTGAATTCCTGATCGCTCCGGTGGCGGCGCTGCAACTCAACGCCACCATCTACGGCGTCCGTTATCCCGATGACGCACTCACGGCGATGCGGCAGGCCGGCATCCGTTACGGCGGTTGGCGGCCCGCGCACCGCGCGCCACAAGCCTTCGCACAGGCCCGTGTCACCGTCCACGTGCCGCGCGCGCCATATGCCCGATCGCTGCCTGGCATTCCGACCATCCGCATGTTCGAGGCGATGGCCTGCGGCATTCCGATCGTCTCCGCGCCTTGGAATGACGTCGAGGCGCTGTTTCCCGAGGACACATATCTGCGCGCCTCCGACGGGGCGGAGATGCGCGAGGCGTTACGCCTCCTGCTGTCCAATCCCGATTTCGCCGCCGACATCGCCGCCAAGGCACGCGACGCCGTGCTTTCCCGCCACACCTGCCGGCACCGGGCCGAGGCGCTGCTGCAGATTTCGGACAGGCTGCGAGGACGGGATCAGGCAGTCTCCACGCAACTCGCAGGAGCCGCATCGTGA
- a CDS encoding glycosyltransferase family 4 protein, translating to MSTLAGVRVLMTTDAVGGVWSYATALSVALAARNANVHLVSMGRQPRPDQRAMLSGSGVRLIETDLALEWQDPDAKHLDQARRMLLSLEREIRPDIVHLNSFREAAFDWRAPVVVVAHSCVHSWAKACGETAFLREPRWQRYRALVAEGLQNAASWVAPSCAFGEVIGRLYEPQRPGALIWNGIASRGDVETRQETFALAAGRMWDKAKNLRALAEAADGLPCPVRVAGAGSDGAVLSSNLQMLGELSHHDLRDWMSRAAVFVSPALYEPFGLSVLEAANAGCALVLADIPTFRELWQDAAVFVVPTDVKALKSTLTWLASDDDARIRLQDAARQRAARYTIDRMAASYAELYRDLLKPAVPEHRSNTLAEACA from the coding sequence ATGAGCACGCTCGCCGGCGTCCGTGTCCTGATGACGACCGATGCCGTCGGCGGCGTTTGGAGCTACGCGACGGCTCTGTCCGTGGCCCTGGCCGCCCGCAATGCGAACGTCCACCTGGTCAGCATGGGCCGGCAACCGCGGCCGGATCAACGCGCGATGCTGAGCGGCAGCGGCGTCCGTCTGATTGAAACCGATCTCGCGCTGGAATGGCAGGACCCCGACGCCAAGCATCTCGATCAGGCGCGCCGCATGCTCCTCTCGCTGGAGCGCGAGATCAGGCCCGACATCGTGCACCTCAACAGCTTCCGCGAGGCCGCCTTCGACTGGCGCGCGCCGGTTGTCGTGGTTGCTCATTCCTGCGTTCACTCCTGGGCGAAGGCTTGCGGCGAAACCGCGTTTCTGCGGGAGCCGCGCTGGCAGCGCTATCGCGCGCTCGTCGCTGAAGGATTGCAGAACGCGGCGAGCTGGGTGGCGCCCAGTTGCGCGTTCGGCGAGGTCATCGGACGGCTGTACGAGCCGCAACGTCCGGGCGCGCTGATCTGGAATGGCATTGCCTCCCGCGGCGACGTTGAAACCCGGCAAGAGACGTTCGCCCTCGCAGCCGGACGAATGTGGGACAAAGCCAAGAATCTGCGTGCGCTGGCCGAGGCCGCCGATGGTCTGCCCTGTCCGGTTCGCGTCGCCGGAGCCGGTTCGGATGGCGCGGTGCTGTCGTCCAATCTGCAGATGCTGGGCGAACTCTCACATCACGATCTGCGCGACTGGATGTCCCGCGCGGCGGTCTTCGTGAGCCCCGCGCTGTACGAGCCATTCGGGCTCTCGGTGCTCGAGGCGGCAAATGCCGGTTGCGCCCTGGTGCTGGCGGACATCCCGACCTTCCGCGAGCTGTGGCAGGACGCGGCGGTGTTCGTCGTCCCGACCGATGTCAAAGCCCTCAAGAGCACGCTGACTTGGCTTGCGAGTGATGACGATGCGCGCATCAGGCTGCAGGACGCCGCACGCCAGCGCGCGGCCAGATACACAATTGATCGCATGGCGGCGTCCTATGCCGAACTCTATCGCGACCTGCTGAAGCCGGCCGTTCCGGAGCATCGATCGAACACCCTCGCCGAGGCCTGTGCATGA